Proteins encoded together in one Deltaproteobacteria bacterium window:
- a CDS encoding tetratricopeptide repeat protein has translation MNTGESTRERREGEGAGLHLFMNRKRIRGYGSLALMFLFVIVSLKLLFPPVPVGALVTTNEPLIPTKPPVQKGGKRIDIPVAEHPKIVRRKLPGEFAPPEKAEVGQITILSPKQAEVNEKTSRKLMELSTFNEGVDALASGNYLEAVLNFNRTLSVNPLNVRACNNLGLALMETGKGKAAEEAFRKGLVIDPGDVRCLNNLALLYIQRGEPARSLPLLERIVKDHPGDAVAWTNLGVAEGRTGKAAAAETAYRRALKLTPGDYRVHFNLARTLEKEGRLIEAIYYYRACLRFLPSAETGRARKVIAHLKQLRSSLTIPAVRK, from the coding sequence ATGAATACCGGAGAATCAACGAGGGAACGGCGGGAAGGAGAAGGAGCCGGGTTGCACCTCTTCATGAACCGGAAAAGAATCCGGGGCTATGGCAGTCTCGCGCTGATGTTTCTCTTTGTCATTGTCAGCCTGAAACTTCTCTTTCCGCCTGTGCCGGTAGGGGCTCTCGTGACGACAAACGAGCCCCTCATCCCGACGAAACCGCCGGTACAAAAAGGGGGAAAAAGGATAGACATCCCTGTGGCGGAACACCCGAAAATCGTCCGGAGAAAGCTGCCCGGGGAGTTCGCTCCTCCGGAAAAGGCGGAAGTCGGGCAGATCACCATCTTGTCCCCGAAGCAGGCTGAAGTGAATGAGAAGACCTCCCGTAAGCTGATGGAACTTTCCACCTTTAATGAAGGAGTGGACGCGTTGGCGAGCGGAAACTACCTGGAGGCGGTGCTGAACTTCAACCGGACCCTCTCCGTTAACCCTCTCAATGTCCGGGCCTGTAACAATCTCGGGCTGGCCTTGATGGAAACGGGAAAGGGGAAAGCCGCTGAAGAGGCCTTCCGCAAGGGGCTCGTCATCGACCCCGGGGATGTACGGTGCCTGAACAATCTTGCCCTCCTCTATATCCAAAGAGGAGAACCTGCCCGATCCCTCCCCTTGCTGGAGCGAATTGTTAAAGACCATCCGGGAGATGCCGTTGCCTGGACCAACCTGGGGGTGGCTGAAGGAAGAACAGGGAAAGCGGCTGCCGCCGAGACCGCCTACCGCCGGGCACTGAAACTGACCCCCGGGGATTACCGGGTCCATTTCAATCTTGCCCGAACCCTTGAAAAGGAGGGGCGGCTTATCGAAGCGATCTACTATTATCGGGCCTGTTTGCGGTTCCTTCCTTCGGCGGAAACCGGTCGGGCCCGGAAGGTGATCGCTCATCTGAAACAACTCCGGTCATCCCTCACCATTCCCGCCGTCCGGAAGTAA
- a CDS encoding PEP-CTERM sorting domain-containing protein produces MIKKMWKITMVAFLGVLFLAPDLFAFPVLGYVDPGFGSGYSLSTTKVGTATYTFKNLVSGSNLNLQSISLDFEKDVFDMDNTSPVSGSLPPGWYFAPPIDLGTYSFQITFTPGFGIPEGGELSFQMDYTLWDDALSLDWDEGGYWEQGFGVKYTGVHLLVPGGSTAPVPEPATMLLFGISLITVAGYGRHRMNRNNS; encoded by the coding sequence ATGATCAAGAAAATGTGGAAAATTACGATGGTTGCCTTCCTCGGGGTTTTATTCTTGGCGCCGGATCTTTTCGCTTTCCCGGTGCTGGGATATGTCGATCCTGGTTTCGGTTCTGGCTATTCCTTGTCGACGACAAAGGTCGGGACGGCCACTTACACATTCAAAAATCTTGTCTCCGGATCAAACCTGAATCTTCAGTCGATTTCTCTGGATTTTGAGAAAGATGTTTTTGACATGGACAACACCTCTCCTGTGTCGGGAAGCCTTCCTCCGGGCTGGTACTTTGCTCCTCCTATAGACCTTGGAACATATTCTTTTCAGATTACATTTACGCCCGGATTTGGAATACCGGAAGGCGGAGAGCTTTCATTCCAGATGGATTATACACTATGGGATGATGCCCTTTCCCTGGATTGGGACGAAGGGGGATACTGGGAACAAGGCTTCGGAGTGAAATATACAGGTGTGCATTTGCTTGTACCCGGCGGTTCAACTGCTCCCGTCCCGGAACCTGCGACCATGCTCTTGTTCGGGATCAGTCTCATCACCGTTGCCGGGTATGGAAGGCATCGTATGAACCGTAACAACAGTTAG
- a CDS encoding DUF1957 domain-containing protein: MEDSTGSFTFVLHAHLPYVASHGKWPHGTDWLNEAAAETYLPLLNVFHRLLQEGLTPRVTLGITPVLTEQLADPGFKEEFKTYLVQKREAARADQREFQRTGEKHLREVALYWEEVFDARLREFTKIYGEDLVGAFRSLQDRGAIEIITCGATHGYLPLIGRDECVQAQIRQAVRSYERHYGRRPRGIWLPECAYRPRYEWKRPLKENVKDPAVLRKGVEEFLGEEEIDFFVIDAHLLRGGKAIGVYLDRFEGLQRLWGQFADRYSPTKENTERSPYHSYYVGSFGEEKKRPVSVLTRDPRTGIQVWSGEHGYPGNPDYLDFHKKHFPGGHRYWRVTDAKADLADKQPYDPRKVPEIVSQQAEHFVELVREILAEARKKGVEQPLLTAPYDAELFGHWWYEGPEWLYEVLKRLDRDLEVDLTTGSRYLSRCPNTTVISLPEGSWGEGGFHWIWLNEWTEWAWKKIYAAEDRMVDLAGRFRGRTEIPLVRVLNQLARELLLLESSDWPFLISTLSAGDYAELRITEHVEAFRRLADLAEKVAERKGFKEEEEEMLTLYETQDHLFPDIDYRWWAEVDYPVRA; encoded by the coding sequence ATGGAAGATTCTACGGGTAGTTTTACCTTTGTATTGCATGCACATCTTCCCTATGTGGCTTCTCACGGGAAGTGGCCCCACGGTACCGACTGGCTGAATGAAGCGGCTGCCGAAACCTATCTCCCCCTGCTGAACGTATTTCACCGGCTCCTTCAGGAGGGACTCACCCCCCGGGTGACCCTCGGCATTACGCCCGTTCTGACGGAGCAATTAGCGGATCCGGGTTTTAAGGAAGAATTTAAGACCTACCTTGTCCAGAAGCGGGAAGCAGCCCGTGCCGATCAGCGGGAGTTTCAGCGGACCGGAGAAAAACATCTCCGTGAAGTTGCTCTTTACTGGGAAGAGGTCTTTGACGCACGATTACGGGAATTCACCAAAATCTACGGGGAGGACCTGGTCGGGGCCTTCCGGTCGTTGCAGGATCGGGGGGCGATCGAGATCATCACCTGCGGTGCCACCCATGGTTATCTCCCGCTGATTGGAAGGGACGAATGTGTTCAGGCACAGATCCGGCAGGCCGTCCGTTCCTATGAACGGCATTACGGTAGGCGGCCGCGGGGAATCTGGCTGCCGGAATGTGCCTATCGGCCCCGGTATGAATGGAAACGGCCCCTGAAGGAGAATGTCAAGGATCCTGCCGTTCTTCGGAAGGGGGTGGAGGAATTCCTGGGCGAAGAGGAAATCGACTTCTTTGTGATCGATGCTCACCTCCTGCGGGGCGGGAAGGCGATTGGGGTTTATCTCGACCGGTTCGAGGGATTGCAGCGGCTCTGGGGACAGTTTGCCGACCGCTACAGCCCGACAAAGGAAAATACGGAACGTTCACCCTATCACTCTTACTATGTCGGCTCCTTCGGGGAGGAAAAAAAACGTCCTGTTTCGGTCCTCACCCGGGATCCCCGGACAGGGATTCAGGTCTGGAGTGGAGAGCACGGGTACCCCGGCAATCCGGATTATCTCGACTTTCACAAGAAACATTTTCCCGGCGGTCACCGCTACTGGCGTGTGACCGATGCGAAAGCGGACCTGGCCGACAAGCAGCCCTACGACCCCCGGAAGGTGCCGGAGATCGTGAGTCAACAGGCGGAACATTTCGTCGAACTGGTCAGGGAGATTCTTGCCGAGGCCCGGAAGAAAGGAGTGGAACAACCGTTGTTAACGGCTCCCTACGATGCAGAACTCTTCGGTCATTGGTGGTATGAAGGACCGGAATGGCTCTATGAGGTTCTGAAAAGACTCGACCGTGATCTTGAGGTCGATTTGACGACCGGTTCCCGTTATCTTTCCCGCTGTCCGAACACTACCGTGATCTCCCTGCCGGAAGGCTCCTGGGGGGAGGGAGGGTTTCACTGGATCTGGCTCAATGAATGGACGGAGTGGGCCTGGAAGAAAATCTACGCGGCGGAGGACCGGATGGTGGATCTGGCCGGCCGGTTCCGGGGCCGGACGGAGATTCCCCTGGTGCGGGTCTTAAATCAGCTTGCACGGGAACTCCTGCTTCTTGAAAGCTCGGACTGGCCCTTCTTGATCAGTACTCTGAGTGCCGGGGATTACGCCGAACTGCGAATCACTGAGCATGTGGAGGCCTTTCGAAGACTCGCCGATCTGGCGGAAAAAGTTGCGGAACGGAAGGGATTCAAAGAGGAGGAAGAAGAGATGCTGACTCTTTACGAGACACAGGACCACCTTTTTCCCGATATTGATTATCGTTGGTGGGCCGAGGTTGATTATCCGGTTCGGGCGTAG
- a CDS encoding DUF1844 domain-containing protein, translated as MPEEKKEKSFVFVDKRKVTEREDSEPKAGTKPPTVSAEGSTDPQAAPGPSAETQEERGREEPLPEIDFNSFILSLSSSAMMHLGLLANPVTEKTEENLPLAKQTIDIISMLRKKTEGNLRDEESKFLEAILYDLRMNFVKISRRKD; from the coding sequence ATGCCGGAAGAGAAGAAGGAAAAAAGTTTTGTTTTTGTGGACAAGCGCAAGGTGACGGAACGTGAGGATTCGGAGCCGAAGGCCGGTACGAAACCGCCGACAGTGAGCGCCGAAGGATCAACGGACCCGCAGGCAGCCCCGGGACCCTCGGCGGAAACGCAAGAGGAGCGGGGCCGGGAAGAACCGCTCCCCGAGATTGATTTCAACTCCTTTATTCTTTCTCTTAGCAGTTCGGCCATGATGCACTTGGGACTGCTGGCCAACCCCGTGACGGAGAAGACGGAAGAGAATCTGCCCCTGGCCAAACAGACGATCGATATTATTTCAATGCTCCGAAAAAAAACCGAGGGAAACCTGAGAGATGAAGAATCAAAATTTCTCGAAGCGATCCTCTATGACCTTCGCATGAACTTTGTGAAAATCAGTCGGCGGAAAGATTAA
- a CDS encoding AsmA family protein, whose amino-acid sequence MKKFIIIAVGLVVVVVVLLAGLAAVSPLFLNKYKEPILARVEKTIDRKVELGDIRLTLFTGIGVRLSDLIVGNVEGFRSEPMLTMKGLDLKVKLLPLLRKKVEVERVVLREPRIVIEKNEDGVFNFSDLVGGDRSAPQESKAPPASGTDSPSVLGALLVSRIRITGGRLAYYDAKIPVLQEGVKIENLNLNLENVSLDRAVSFSLSFGINRKKTDLQLSGTVGPVGRKIDLKSMPLSLQVAVHDFDLTRLMPYLGENPTVMIRKGTVEITGDLAGDPETGLNIKTEMRLNALTVQGPEKGETLVRDLNMQVRKEVLLELSRNRVLVKKNEINVGSATLRFTGEINHLKSNPELALKMESDGIPLAGWEKFFPALKGVGLDGLLRTDGTVSGHPSGKMQVVLNFSFPNLVVRLPKKEPAAVREEKVGTLFLPGTAAAAERPEKEAPQGPSSPSPLPENIDIKGVVEVAKGKIDNLTFSRLHANYGKVGNRIFLKNLSVRGFGGEGEIKGAAGIDFGKKPPAYRTNLQCSRVDLSVLQEVFPARKEKVGGLLSADLKVEGAGFGMKEIEKNLSGGGSFKIDQGALQNVNIEERVIKTVAEKLNLPVVSVARMTGVEITPGNRTPFEKLQGLFRIGGGKIDILNAILTSRDHGFSTTGVVGLNGKMDLAARMILRKVGKASGRKFTYYLVDEQNRKYIPFKVTGDVASPKVKVDLDALIRGQAKRAIRKEEKRLEDRLEKKLGPGGGKILKPLKRLFNF is encoded by the coding sequence ATGAAGAAGTTCATTATCATTGCAGTCGGTCTGGTTGTTGTTGTCGTTGTCCTTCTGGCCGGACTGGCGGCGGTCTCGCCCCTTTTCCTGAACAAGTACAAAGAACCGATCCTGGCCCGGGTGGAAAAGACGATCGACCGGAAGGTTGAACTGGGCGATATCCGCCTGACCCTTTTCACGGGGATCGGGGTGCGTCTGTCCGATCTGATCGTGGGCAATGTCGAGGGGTTTCGGAGTGAACCGATGCTGACCATGAAGGGACTCGACCTGAAGGTCAAGCTCCTTCCCCTGCTTCGAAAGAAGGTTGAAGTGGAGCGGGTCGTTCTCCGGGAACCCAGAATCGTGATCGAAAAGAATGAAGACGGGGTGTTCAATTTCTCGGACCTTGTCGGCGGCGACCGGTCGGCCCCGCAGGAGTCGAAAGCCCCTCCCGCTTCCGGGACCGATTCCCCCTCGGTCCTGGGCGCTCTGCTGGTCTCCCGGATTCGTATCACCGGGGGACGCCTGGCATACTATGATGCAAAAATTCCCGTGTTGCAGGAGGGGGTGAAGATCGAAAACCTGAACCTCAACCTGGAGAATGTCTCACTCGATCGTGCCGTCTCCTTTTCCCTTTCCTTTGGCATCAACCGCAAGAAGACCGATCTTCAGTTGAGCGGGACCGTCGGCCCGGTGGGGCGGAAGATCGATCTGAAGTCGATGCCCCTCTCCCTGCAGGTGGCCGTCCACGATTTTGACCTGACCCGGCTTATGCCCTATCTGGGAGAGAATCCGACGGTGATGATTCGGAAGGGGACCGTGGAGATCACGGGGGACTTGGCCGGGGACCCGGAAACGGGGTTGAATATCAAAACTGAAATGCGGCTCAACGCTTTGACTGTACAGGGTCCTGAAAAAGGGGAGACGCTGGTTCGGGATCTGAACATGCAGGTCCGCAAGGAGGTGTTGCTGGAACTGAGCAGAAATCGCGTGTTGGTGAAAAAGAACGAGATCAACGTCGGGTCTGCGACCCTCCGCTTTACCGGAGAGATCAACCACCTGAAAAGTAATCCGGAGCTGGCCCTGAAGATGGAGAGTGATGGGATCCCCCTGGCCGGGTGGGAGAAATTCTTTCCCGCCCTAAAGGGCGTCGGCCTCGACGGATTGCTTCGGACCGATGGGACGGTGTCGGGGCATCCGTCCGGAAAGATGCAGGTCGTGCTGAATTTTTCTTTTCCGAACCTGGTGGTTCGGCTCCCGAAGAAAGAACCGGCCGCGGTGCGGGAGGAAAAGGTGGGGACGCTTTTCTTGCCGGGGACGGCTGCGGCGGCGGAGAGGCCGGAGAAGGAGGCTCCGCAGGGACCGTCCTCTCCCTCTCCCCTTCCTGAGAACATCGACATCAAGGGGGTCGTGGAGGTTGCAAAAGGAAAGATCGACAACCTGACCTTCTCCCGGCTTCATGCCAATTACGGAAAGGTGGGCAATCGGATCTTCCTGAAGAATCTTTCCGTCCGTGGTTTCGGCGGGGAGGGGGAGATCAAGGGCGCGGCCGGGATCGACTTCGGAAAGAAGCCTCCGGCCTATCGGACGAACCTTCAGTGCAGTCGGGTTGACCTGTCGGTCCTCCAGGAAGTCTTTCCCGCGCGGAAGGAGAAGGTCGGAGGTCTCCTCAGTGCGGATCTGAAGGTCGAAGGTGCAGGGTTCGGCATGAAGGAGATTGAAAAAAATCTCAGCGGCGGCGGGAGTTTCAAGATCGACCAGGGTGCCCTGCAGAATGTAAATATCGAGGAACGGGTCATCAAGACGGTCGCAGAAAAACTCAATCTTCCCGTTGTTTCCGTGGCTCGGATGACTGGGGTGGAAATCACTCCGGGGAACCGGACACCTTTTGAGAAGTTGCAGGGGCTCTTCCGGATCGGCGGCGGTAAAATCGACATCCTCAATGCCATTCTCACCTCACGGGATCACGGGTTCTCCACGACCGGGGTTGTGGGGCTCAACGGAAAGATGGATCTGGCGGCTCGTATGATCCTGCGCAAGGTGGGAAAGGCCTCGGGGCGGAAATTCACCTACTATCTCGTGGATGAACAGAACCGGAAATACATTCCCTTCAAGGTGACGGGGGATGTGGCGAGTCCGAAGGTTAAAGTCGATCTTGATGCCCTTATCCGGGGGCAGGCGAAGAGGGCGATCAGGAAGGAAGAAAAGAGATTGGAGGATCGCCTTGAAAAGAAACTCGGCCCCGGAGGAGGGAAGATATTAAAACCCCTGAAGAGGTTATTCAATTTTTAA
- a CDS encoding OsmC family protein, with protein sequence MSIELKVEEGYRFAVTCREHTVIIDQPVKEGGTNQGMDPVEHFITSLSGCVGFYAVNFMNRKKITTGGFRVTADWEMAKNPYRIGKIRMTLHLPAGFPAEQQEALLAVCRGCTLHHTLEQGPVTEYAIREG encoded by the coding sequence ATGTCGATCGAACTGAAGGTGGAAGAGGGTTATCGTTTTGCTGTGACCTGCCGGGAACACACGGTCATCATCGATCAGCCGGTAAAAGAGGGCGGCACGAACCAGGGGATGGATCCGGTGGAGCATTTCATTACATCTCTCTCCGGTTGTGTCGGTTTTTATGCTGTAAACTTTATGAACCGGAAAAAGATCACAACCGGCGGGTTTCGGGTGACGGCGGACTGGGAGATGGCGAAGAATCCTTACCGGATCGGAAAAATCCGAATGACCCTCCATCTTCCTGCGGGCTTTCCCGCGGAGCAGCAGGAGGCGCTGCTGGCCGTCTGCCGAGGTTGTACACTCCATCATACATTAGAACAGGGGCCGGTTACGGAATATGCAATCCGTGAGGGGTGA